aacaaaaatgttgtctatggttgttctactgttcccttgcactctcgttggaaataatacggtttgcataagattttttccgaggacatgcagctctactgtatgattaaatgatgatggcatcctcttgggtaaaatattccagaggtaaaatagtcccccattcggatctccgggcggggactactcaggagtacgtcgttatcaggagaaagaaaactggcgttctacggatcggagcgtggaatgtcagatcccttaatcgggcaggtaggttagaaaatttaaaaagagaaatggataggttaaagttagatatagtgggaattagtgaagttcggtggcaggaggaacaagacttttggtcaggtgattacagggttataaatacaaaatcaaataggggtaatgcaggagtaggtttaataatgaataaaaaaataggagtgccggttagctactacaaacagcatagtgaacgcattattgtggccaagatagacacaaagcccatgcctactacagtagtacaagtttatatgccaactacctctgcagatgatgaagaaatagatgaaatgtatgacgagataaaagaaattattcaggtagtgaagggagacgaaaatttaatagtcatgggtgactggaattcgtcagtaggaaaagggagagaaggaaacatagtaggtgaatatggattggggggaaggaatgaaagaggaagccgccttgtagaattttgcacagagcataacttaaacatagccaacacttggttcaagaatcataaaagaaggttgtatacctggaagaatcctggagatactaaaaggtatcagatagattatataatggtaagacagagatttaggaaccaggtcttaaattgtaagacatttcctggggcagatgtggattctgaccacaatctattggttatgaactgcagattgaaactgaagcaactgcaaaaaggtgggaatttaaggagatgggacctggataaactgaaagaaccggaggttgtacagagtttcagggagagcataagggaacaattgacaggaatgggggaaagaaatacagtagaagaagaatgggtagctctgagggatgaagtagtgaaggcagaggaggatcaagtaggtaaaaagacaagggctaatagaaatccttgggtaacagaagaaatattgaatttaattgatgaaaggagaaaatataaaaatgcaataaatgaagcaggcaaaaaggaatacaaacgtctcaaaaatgatatcgacaggaagtgcaaaatggctaagcagggatggctagaggacaaatgtaaggatgtagaggcttgtctcactaggggtaagatagatactgcctacaggaaaattaaagagacctttggagagaagagaaccaattgtatgaatatcaagagctcagatggcaacccagttctaagcaaagaagggaaggcagaaaggtggaaggagtatatggagggtttacacaagggcgatgtacttgaggacaatattatggaaatggaagaggatgtagatgaagacgaaatgggagataagatactgtgtgaatagtttgacagagcactgaaagacctgagtcgaaacaaggccccgggagtagacaacattccatttgaactactgatggcctcaggagagccagtcctgaaaaaactctaccatctggtgagcacgatgtatgagacaggcgaaataccctcagacttcaagaagaatataataattccaatcccaaagaaagcaggtgttgacagatgtgaaaattaccgaactatcagtttaataagtcacagctgcaaaatactaacgcgaattctttacagacgaatggaaaaactggtagaagccgacctcggggaagatcagtttggattccgtagaaatgttggaacacgtgaggcaatactgaccttacgacttatcttagaagaaagattaagaaaaggcaaacctacgtttctagcatttatagacttagagaaagcttttgacaatgttaactggaatactctctttcaaattctgaaggtggcaggggtaaaatacagggagcgaaaggctatttacagtttgtacagaaaccagatggcagttataagagtcgaggggcatgaaagggaagcagtggttgggaaaggagtaagacagggttgtagcctgtccccgatgttattcaatctgtatattgagcaagcagtaaaggaaacaaaagaaaaattcggagtaggtattaaaattcatggagaagaagtaaaaactttgaggttcgccgatgacattgtaattctgtcagagacagcaaaggacttggaagagcagttgaacggaatggacagtgtcttgaaaggaggatataagatgaacatcaacaaaagcaaaacgaggataatggaatgtagtcaaattaagtcgggtgatgctgaaggaattagattaggaaatgagacacttaaagtagtaaaggagctttgctatttagggagtaaaataaccgatgatggtcgaagtagagaggatataaaatgtagactggcaatggcaaggaaagcgtttctcaagaagaggaatttgttaacatcgagtataaatttaagtgtcaggaagtcgtttctgaaagtatttgtatggagtgtagccatgtatggaagtgaaacatggacgataactagtttggacaagaagagaatagaagctttcgaaatgtggtgctacagaagaatgctgaagataaggtgggtagatcacgtaactaatgaggaggtattgaataggattggggagaagagaagtttgtggcacaacttgactagaagaagggatcggttggtaggacatgttatgaggcatcaagggatcacaaatttagcactggaaggctgtgtggagggtaaaaatcgtagagggagaccaagagatgaatacactaagcagattcagaaggatgtaggttgcagtagatactgggagatgaagaagcttgcacaggataaagtagcatggagagctgcatcaaaccagtctcaggactgaagaccacaacaacaacaacaagattatatgaattaaatatgtctaccagcatcctcttccttgcacaatcacttatataattaatattgaagtcaattAATATTGAAGTGACATGCTGACAATTCTTTTAGAACCCACCTTGtacacactttccaaaaatttatCCTGTCAAATAAGATGGAATATGCTGAAGCATGACTGATATGTAAAGTATCAGTGAATTTGCCCACTATGATCCATCTATTTTTCACCACTGTACCTTCAGTGACTTACAAATTGTCCTCACTTGTTGACATCGATGGCCTACCTGATCTTTCCTTGGCAAATAAAAAAGTTCTTTCCTGTTTGAAGCACTCTATCCATTCTTAGATCTTGCTTCATGATAAACAGCTGTCACTATACTGTGCTTGCATTCgatgaataatttctgcaggtttaAGACCTTCTGCAGACAAAAAGTGATTCAGTGCCCTCATTTCCTCCTTGATGCAGGTCAACAATGGAGCTGCCATGTTTCATGGTCTGCTACAATACAAAGACTAATGCACAAATAAAAGTGACACATTGTATAGAATTATTGCAGATAACAATACTTTATCCCATTACAAAATCCTACGGTTGCAAAAGTCCCTGACTCTCCCTCATAAGTCCTTATCTCTTATGTCACAAATTTGCTTCATTTAACAGTGATATGAACTTAGCTTTAGATAACCAATTATTAGGTTGGTTCAATTTGTGCAAGTCATCTTAGAATGtttcttttacttattgtgaatGCAAAAGCCTTGTTTGTCAAAGGTGATGGAATGTTCATTTCCACTATCTTACTTACAGAAAGTAAATTTGTACTGAACTGTGGCATGGAAAGGACAACGGTTACTCTGAACCCTTTAAGACCCGGAGGCTAAATTTTTACCCACCACATTTATCTCTGAATggacaaattattttttttaattcagagaGACTGTTTTTGGGAAATTTAATTCTAAGTTACTCAGGGTACCATAAACTGTAATTTTCTAGTGAATATTATTCCTAGTTATCTCATTATTTGGTGGTGTAATATTTGGCCACTGGTACCTTAAAGCAACATATAGTAAGTGGCCAAATATATGGACATCTTCTTCTGAACTTTTCGTTActcattttagtttatttattcagtATAAAGAAGAATACATTGCTTAATTGctgaatgaaatttaatgtaaacttTAAACCATACATTTAGTATTTGAAAACAATGTCTATTGACACCACACTGAATCTATCACAACACATGAAAAATGCCAAAGAAAACTAACcatgaaatggtacaaaacaatcAATACCACTTCACAGATTTTGCAGGTAATGTTAGACCATTTGACAGCTTTCTCTGTGCTGCACTAAGCACACCTTCTGCAACTACATCTGACTGGTAAATGATCTCTAACATTAGTAAATTGTGGCAATGATCTTATAGCTCTGCCACTCTTCTTTTTTATCTTGTAAATTGAACATGTTACTACAACATTTGGTCTTCTCCCTTTCTGAACTCTACTGCAATAACTTCCAATCAGCTCATCTGCAAGCGACCTACGGAACCTCAAATGTGTCATTGGCTTTTCTCTACATGTTGACAGTTGCATAGTTGTCTTGTATATAATGTATGCATTCACAATAGCAGAATCTATGACAAAGTAGAATGGTTTCATCCACCTTTTCCTAGACTTCCAGGATATAGAGTAGCAAGACATAAGTAGGTCTAACAGGTTGACACCCCCCatgtatttgttgtattcatgtatACACAAAATGCATGGAATTTCTTCTTTCTCCACTGACTTTTTCCTCCTTCTGACAACTGTACATGCCCTTAGATTGTGCATATTTGACCCAATTACAACACATTTTTTGCCTCTATCCTTCCATTTACAGACTGTTACCTCTCCTGCTGCAGCAAAATCAATCTCTCCCATTTGTAAATCAGTGTCTTTGCACAAAATATGTTTTGGATAAAATTTTCTATTTGTCTGCATAGTTCCACATGCAAACAGGCATGTGAAAGTAGATTTTGGAACAATGGTATAgctgaaaaaaatctgtcaaagaagaCACTGTAACCATTTGACTGGAACTCACTTGTCAACCTTACCACTACTCGTTCACCTAAGGTAAATTTATTAATTCCTGCACTTTACCCTTCATATACCTCAAATGCTAATAAAACCCCTGTAACTGCACAAGACAGTGCCCATACTTTGAACCCATGTGTGACAGTCTTCAGGGGAATATATTGCTTCAAAGAGGACCTACCTTTGAAACCTCCCATGTACTCGTCTACAAACAAGTATCGACTAGGATTGAaaaacttttgtaaaccttattcAGATGGTTTACCAATGACCTTACCTTGTACAACTTGTCAAAGTCTCGGTTACCTCTTTCTggcatattttcattataattgatgTGAAGGTTTCTCCTAATTTTGAGAAATCTCTTCAGTGACATTACCTTAGAAATTCTCGGCACACCAAAATCAGCATCAACTGACCAGTAGAACCTAAAACTTGGTAAAACATGCTTTCCCATCACTACCAATACCCCAAGTAAGGCCTTCATTTCAGCAACAGAAACATACAAATCAACATCTCTATGATGAGTATACAAATTTGACACTTTCACA
This genomic interval from Schistocerca cancellata isolate TAMUIC-IGC-003103 chromosome 3, iqSchCanc2.1, whole genome shotgun sequence contains the following:
- the LOC126176451 gene encoding piggyBac transposable element-derived protein 4-like — encoded protein: MKALLGVLVVMGKHVLPSFRFYWSVDADFGVPRISKVMSLKRFLKIRRNLHINYNENMPERGNRDFDKLYKFFNPSRYLFVDEYMGGFKGRSSLKQYIPLKTVTHGFKVWALSCAVTGVLLAFEVYEGYTIVPKSTFTCLFACGTMQTNRKFYPKHILCKDTDLQMGEIDFAAAGEVTVCKWKDRGKKCVVIGSNMHNLRACTVVRRRKKSVEKEEIPCILCIHEYNKYMGGVNLLDLLMSCYSISWKSRKRWMKPFYFVIDSAIVNAYIIYKTTMQLSTCREKPMTHLRFRRSLADELIGSYCSRVQKGRRPNVVSDVVAEGVLSAAQRKLSNGLTLPAKSVKWY